One part of the Paramormyrops kingsleyae isolate MSU_618 chromosome 2, PKINGS_0.4, whole genome shotgun sequence genome encodes these proteins:
- the LOC111839170 gene encoding ATP synthase subunit C lysine N-methyltransferase isoform X1 — protein sequence MEDSIEVILQDPGWFLPHYRDNSLLATLGGAALTASYGLWTMFVLPGFRKVPMRLKVPYLPSSAKQTANVMKLLEGRRGRLADLGSGDGRLVFAACSAGFQCTGFEINSILLAYSRSKAKWKGIPPTQVNFVSKDFWTSDVSKYRNVTVFLAPGVKSRLIRPGNIFPVFNCPILMEELGEKLIRELPRESQVIACRFSFLTWPSASTEGSGLDQVWAYDIDSIRRLAPVMSKPSTLPAKLHF from the exons ATGGAGGATTCCATCGAGGTGATCCTTCAGGACCCTGGCTGGTTCCTGCCTCATTACCGGGATAATTCCCTCTTAGCCACACTGGGCGGAGCCGCTCTTACGGCCTCCTACGGCCTGTGGACAATGTTCGTGCTGCCTGGCTTTCGAAAGGTCCCCATGAGGTTAAAG GTCCCTTACTTGCCTTCAAGTGCAAAGCAGACAGCAAATGTCATGAAACTGTTGGAGGGCCGACGGGGTAGGCTGGCAGATCTGGGATCAGGTGATGGAAGACTG GTGTTTGCAGCCTGTTCTGCGGGCTTCCAATGTACAGGCTTTGAAATAAACTCCATACTGCTAGCATACTCCAGAAGCAAGGCCAAATGGAAAGGGATCCCGCCCACCCAGGTCAACTTTGTCAGCAAAGACTTCTGGACG AGTGATGTTTCAAAGTACAGAAATGTGACAGTATTTTTAGCCCCCGGTGTG aaatcgagactcatcagaccaggcaacatttttccagtcttcaactgtccaattttg atggaggAGCTCGGGGAGAAGTTAATAAGAGAATTGCCCAGAGAGTCACAAGTCATCGCCTGCCGCTTTTCCTTCCTGACCTGGCCCTCAGCTTCCACTGAGGGCTCTGGGCTGGACCAGGTCTGGGCCTATGACATCGACAGTATCCGCAGGCTTGCGCCTGTAATGTCAAAACCATCCACACTACCTGCAAAGCTCCATTTTTAA
- the LOC111839170 gene encoding adenine nucleotide translocase lysine N-methyltransferase isoform X2, with the protein MEDSIEVILQDPGWFLPHYRDNSLLATLGGAALTASYGLWTMFVLPGFRKVPMRLKVPYLPSSAKQTANVMKLLEGRRGRLADLGSGDGRLVFAACSAGFQCTGFEINSILLAYSRSKAKWKGIPPTQVNFVSKDFWTSDVSKYRNVTVFLAPGVMEELGEKLIRELPRESQVIACRFSFLTWPSASTEGSGLDQVWAYDIDSIRRLAPVMSKPSTLPAKLHF; encoded by the exons ATGGAGGATTCCATCGAGGTGATCCTTCAGGACCCTGGCTGGTTCCTGCCTCATTACCGGGATAATTCCCTCTTAGCCACACTGGGCGGAGCCGCTCTTACGGCCTCCTACGGCCTGTGGACAATGTTCGTGCTGCCTGGCTTTCGAAAGGTCCCCATGAGGTTAAAG GTCCCTTACTTGCCTTCAAGTGCAAAGCAGACAGCAAATGTCATGAAACTGTTGGAGGGCCGACGGGGTAGGCTGGCAGATCTGGGATCAGGTGATGGAAGACTG GTGTTTGCAGCCTGTTCTGCGGGCTTCCAATGTACAGGCTTTGAAATAAACTCCATACTGCTAGCATACTCCAGAAGCAAGGCCAAATGGAAAGGGATCCCGCCCACCCAGGTCAACTTTGTCAGCAAAGACTTCTGGACG AGTGATGTTTCAAAGTACAGAAATGTGACAGTATTTTTAGCCCCCGGTGTG atggaggAGCTCGGGGAGAAGTTAATAAGAGAATTGCCCAGAGAGTCACAAGTCATCGCCTGCCGCTTTTCCTTCCTGACCTGGCCCTCAGCTTCCACTGAGGGCTCTGGGCTGGACCAGGTCTGGGCCTATGACATCGACAGTATCCGCAGGCTTGCGCCTGTAATGTCAAAACCATCCACACTACCTGCAAAGCTCCATTTTTAA
- the LOC111839170 gene encoding adenine nucleotide translocase lysine N-methyltransferase isoform X3 encodes MEDSIEVILQDPGWFLPHYRDNSLLATLGGAALTASYGLWTMFVLPGFRKVPMRLKVPYLPSSAKQTANVMKLLEGRRGRLADLGSGDGRLVFAACSAGFQCTGFEINSILLAYSRSKAKWKGIPPTQVNFVSKDFWTSDVSKYRNVTVFLAPGVVSLLMSSNGGARGEVNKRIAQRVTSHRLPLFLPDLALSFH; translated from the exons ATGGAGGATTCCATCGAGGTGATCCTTCAGGACCCTGGCTGGTTCCTGCCTCATTACCGGGATAATTCCCTCTTAGCCACACTGGGCGGAGCCGCTCTTACGGCCTCCTACGGCCTGTGGACAATGTTCGTGCTGCCTGGCTTTCGAAAGGTCCCCATGAGGTTAAAG GTCCCTTACTTGCCTTCAAGTGCAAAGCAGACAGCAAATGTCATGAAACTGTTGGAGGGCCGACGGGGTAGGCTGGCAGATCTGGGATCAGGTGATGGAAGACTG GTGTTTGCAGCCTGTTCTGCGGGCTTCCAATGTACAGGCTTTGAAATAAACTCCATACTGCTAGCATACTCCAGAAGCAAGGCCAAATGGAAAGGGATCCCGCCCACCCAGGTCAACTTTGTCAGCAAAGACTTCTGGACG AGTGATGTTTCAAAGTACAGAAATGTGACAGTATTTTTAGCCCCCGGTGTGGTAAGTCTACTGATGTCCAGCA atggaggAGCTCGGGGAGAAGTTAATAAGAGAATTGCCCAGAGAGTCACAAGTCATCGCCTGCCGCTTTTCCTTCCTGACCTGGCCCTCAGCTTCCACTGA